One segment of Panicum virgatum strain AP13 chromosome 3K, P.virgatum_v5, whole genome shotgun sequence DNA contains the following:
- the LOC120700616 gene encoding STS14 protein-like, with the protein MRGRPTNDPGVSLASPSGGTGSNATSAAADEYLAPHNQARAAVGVPPLRWSADLASTAAEVVAQQQRHVGCAFVDMGGSPYGANQGWASYRARPAEVVASWVAQGRYYTHASNTCAAGRQGGTYTQVVWRRSAELGCAQASCATLTLCLYNPHGNVQGQSPY; encoded by the exons ATGAGGGGCAGACCCACCAACGACCCTGGCGTGAGCCTCGCCTCACCCAGT GGTGGCACCGGCAGCAACGcgacatcggcggcggcggacgagtaCCTGGCGCCGCACAaccaggcgcgcgcggcggtgggcgTGCCCCCGCTGCGGTGGAGCGCGGACCTGGCATCGACCGCAGCGGAGGTCGTGGCGCAGCAGCAACGGCATGTCGGGTGCGCGTTCGTGGACATGGGCGGCAGCCCCTACGGCGCGAACCAGGGGTGGGCGAGCTACCGTGCGCGGCCCGCCGAGGTGGTGGCGTCGTGGGTGGCGCAGGGGCGGTACTACACCCACGCCAGCAACACCTGCGCCGCTGGGCGGCAGGGCGGCACCTACACGCAGGTGGTGTGGCGCCGCTCCGCCGAGCTCGGGTGCGCGCAGGCGTCCTGCGCCACGCTCACGCTCTGCCTCTACAACCCGCATGGCAACGTGCAGGGACAGAGCCCCTACTAG